Part of the Bacteroidota bacterium genome, AAGCAGTGGGTAATAGATGACGGGTTATTGATTGATCTTTATGCCGGTGTTGGATACGGAATAGGAGGTGATGATAATGAAGGACCAATGCCATTTGGGTTTATTGCCGGTCCGTCGGAAGTGCCAATAGCATTTACAAGCGGATTGAGAATTGGATGGGTATGGTAGCTTTGGCTCCGCTCAGGAACCACAGCTCTGGGATAACCGCTAAATGACCGTAGTTCAGTGTTCATCACTATTAAAAGAATATAAAATTAAATATTATGATAAAGCAAGCTTCAATCGGGAGGCTTGCTTTTTTTTGTGGCCGCGGGTGCAGTGGCAGCTTTTTGGATTTGTTTGTATTGAACCTGTGCCAAAAAGAGCGACATAAGAAGCTCCTTTTTGGTATTAGAGTGAAAACAAACAAATACAAAAACTATAACGGAACACGCCTGCCTGACTGCATCACGCAGGCAGGCGAAATGCCACCCTAATAAAAAATACTAATATCTAACAGCTATTTCTTAACTTTGCAGCCTGAAAAATAAATGTATAGCATGGATAAATCTGCCATAAATGAAAATGAGGAGAAGAAATCTCTGAATTTTATTGAACAATTGGTTGAAAAAGAGATAAAAGAAGGGAAGCACGATGGAAAAATCTTAACGAGATTTCCACCGGAGCCTAACGGATATTTGCATATAGGTCACGCAAAAGCTATTTGTGTGAGTTTTGGAATTGCCGAAAAATACAATGGTAAAACCAATCTTAGATTCGACGATACTAACCCTGCAAAGGAGGATGCAGAGTACGTTGAGGCTATAAAAGAAGATATTAAGTGGCTCGGATTTGAGTGGGAAGGTGAGGCAAAATTCACTTCCGATTATTTCGATCAGCTTTATAGCTGGGCACAAGAATTAATAAAGAAGGGAAAAGCTTATATAGATTCGCAAAGCTCGGAGGAAATGGCAAAGCAAAAAGGTACGCCAACAACTCCGGGTAGTGCAAGTCCGTACCGTGAGCGTAGTGTTGAGGAAAATCTTGACTTGTTTGAGAGGATGAAAAACGGTGAGTTTGAAGAAGGAACTCATGTTTTACGTGCAAAAATAGATATGGCACACCCGAATATGCACATGCGCGATCCATTGATGTACCGTATTATAAATGCACCGCATCACAGAACGGGAGATAAATGGCATATCTACCCGATGTACGATTGGGCCCACGGAGAGTCTGATTATATTGAAGGAATTACAAACTCGCTTTGTTCATTGGAATTCGAGATTCACCGTCCGTTGTATGAGTGGTTTGTAGATCATATTAAGATAGATGAATACCAACCTTTACAATCGGAATTTGCGCGTTTAAATCTTAACTACACTGTTATGAGTAAGCGTAAATTATTGCAGTTGGTTGAAGAAAAATTAGTTTCGGGATGGGATGATCCGCGTATGCCTACACTTTCGGGTTTGCGCCGCAGGGGTTATACACCTAAGTCGATTCGCGATTTTGCCGATACAATTGGTGTTGCCAAGAGAAATAATATTATAGACGTTGCCGTATTGGAAAATGCAGTTCGTAACGATCTTAATAAAACTGCTCCGCGTGTGATGGCAGTTTTGGATCCTATAAAAGTTATTATAGATAATTATCCCGAAGGAGAAACAGAATGGTTAGATGCCGAAAATTCTCAGGAAGACGAGAGTTTGGGATACAGAAAAGTTCCTTTTTCGAGAGAGATTTATATAGAAAGAGAAGATTTCAGGGAGCAAGCCAATAAGAAATTCTTCAGACTGAAATTAGGAGGCAAGGAAGTTCGTTTGAAAAACGCTTACATTATAAAAGGTGAAAGTGTTGAGAAAGATGCTGACGGAAATATTACTGTTATTCACGCATCTTACGATCCAAAATCCAGATCGGGTAGTGGTACCGAAGAATCAATGCGTAAGGTTAAAGGTACTTTGCATTGGGTTTCGGCTGAGCACGCTTTAGATGCTGAGGTTCGTTTGTACGACCGTTTGTTTATGGATGAAAATCCTGACGGACACAAAGACAAGGATTTTAAAGAATTCTTAAATCCCGATTCGTTAGAAGTTATTACCGCTAAGGTTGAGCCTTACCTAAAGGATGCCAAAGTACAGGACAGAATGCAGTTTCAGCGCAAAGGATATTTTGTGGTTGACAATGATTCTACAGCCGATAAGTTGGTGTTTAACCGTACTGTTGGTCTTAGAGATTCCTGGGCTAAGAAAGGGAAATAATTTTGAATGATAAATGAATAATGTTGAATTATGAATTCACATTATTAAAAATATTATAATCAATAATCCGTGTATCCATGGCAAAGTAATATGCCAATGATGCACGGATTTTTTATTTTTATTCGTAAATTTATATGGTCCAATATATACCTCAAAACAGTACTTATATTTAACGATAAGTCCGCTTACACATCTGATAATATCCTTTCTAAAAATTATCTTGACTATAGATATTGTTTAATGTTAATAGTTGCGATATGAAAAAGTTATACTATTTATTATTGACACTTCTATTTACAATATTTTCATTTAATATTTTCGGACAGGGATGGACTCAAATAGGAGGAGATATTGATGGAGAAGCTGAAGGAGATATGAGTGG contains:
- a CDS encoding glutamine--tRNA ligase/YqeY domain fusion protein codes for the protein MDKSAINENEEKKSLNFIEQLVEKEIKEGKHDGKILTRFPPEPNGYLHIGHAKAICVSFGIAEKYNGKTNLRFDDTNPAKEDAEYVEAIKEDIKWLGFEWEGEAKFTSDYFDQLYSWAQELIKKGKAYIDSQSSEEMAKQKGTPTTPGSASPYRERSVEENLDLFERMKNGEFEEGTHVLRAKIDMAHPNMHMRDPLMYRIINAPHHRTGDKWHIYPMYDWAHGESDYIEGITNSLCSLEFEIHRPLYEWFVDHIKIDEYQPLQSEFARLNLNYTVMSKRKLLQLVEEKLVSGWDDPRMPTLSGLRRRGYTPKSIRDFADTIGVAKRNNIIDVAVLENAVRNDLNKTAPRVMAVLDPIKVIIDNYPEGETEWLDAENSQEDESLGYRKVPFSREIYIEREDFREQANKKFFRLKLGGKEVRLKNAYIIKGESVEKDADGNITVIHASYDPKSRSGSGTEESMRKVKGTLHWVSAEHALDAEVRLYDRLFMDENPDGHKDKDFKEFLNPDSLEVITAKVEPYLKDAKVQDRMQFQRKGYFVVDNDSTADKLVFNRTVGLRDSWAKKGK